The sequence ACGGGATCAGCGGCGTCCAGATCGGCCCTGGGGCGACCGCGTTGACCCGAATGCCCTTCCCGGCCAGCATCTGGGCGAGCCCGCCCGTAAAGTTCTGGATGGCGCCCTTCGTCGTGGCGTAGGCGAGCAGGCTCGGATTCGGCATGTCGGAGTTCACCGAGGCCGTATTGATGATCGCAGCTCCCGGGCGCATATGCGGTACGACAGCCTTGGTCAGATAGAACATGGCGTGAATGTTGGTCTCGAACGTCCGCTGCCACTCCTCGTCGCTGATCTCCTCGACATCCTTGAACGTGGCCTGATGGGCCGCATTGTTGACGAGGATGTCTATGCCGCCAAGCTCTTCGACTGCGCGGCGCACGATGGACCGGCAGTGATCGGGACTGCGAATGTCGCCGGGGATCAGGACGATTTTGCGGCCCTCCCGCTCGACCAGCGCCTTGACCTCGGCCGCATCCTCGTCCTCGTTCAGATAGGCGATGAGGATGTCCGCGCCTTCACGGGCATAGGCGATCGCGACCGCGCGGCCGATCCCGCTGTCGCCACCTGTGATGATCGCCTTCTTG comes from Bradyrhizobium diazoefficiens and encodes:
- a CDS encoding SDR family oxidoreductase; translation: MTEYPKPPFPSQQQAMPGSTRAMDPRPDHGEESYKGAGRLAGKKAIITGGDSGIGRAVAIAYAREGADILIAYLNEDEDAAEVKALVEREGRKIVLIPGDIRSPDHCRSIVRRAVEELGGIDILVNNAAHQATFKDVEEISDEEWQRTFETNIHAMFYLTKAVVPHMRPGAAIINTASVNSDMPNPSLLAYATTKGAIQNFTGGLAQMLAGKGIRVNAVAPGPIWTPLIPSTMPEETVKNFGKQVPMQRAGQPAELATAYVMLADPLSSYTSGATLAVTGGKPFI